Proteins encoded together in one Carya illinoinensis cultivar Pawnee chromosome 3, C.illinoinensisPawnee_v1, whole genome shotgun sequence window:
- the LOC122302581 gene encoding protein KINESIN LIGHT CHAIN-RELATED 2 isoform X1, whose translation MRHRAMPGLTMDAIHGRNSVLDQEFNGSQTSNEESSLRSPLSTQSAQSDSIDLAIDGVFDTSIDHLYHNVCEMQSSDQSPSRTSFVSYGWESRIDSELRHLVGASEEFEVAKEVLVEIREMSNGGDLTPEKENGSVAKKSAKKSKTQFASPKQLSRLQLDSGASAKSSPRSKSSHERPPIDKRYEKNPRKVNAVFAMKKQRNVALLKEKLRNGVEDPLVAGLDNPELGPFLLKQTRDLITSGAKPQKALVLALRALKSFEICANGKPSLELVMCLHVLAAIHCSLGKYNEAIPILERSIDIPVIEDGPNHALAKFAGCMQLGDTYAMLGQIENSILFYTAGLEIQRQVLGETDPRFGETCRYIAEAHVQALQFDEAKKHCQMALDIHRKNGSPASLEEAADRRLMGLICDAKGDYEAALEHYVLASMTMAANGQEIDVASIDCSIGDAYLFLARYDEAVFSYQKALTVFKSAKGENHPAVASVFVRLADLYHKIGKFKESKSYCENALRIYGKPYPGIPSEEIASGLIDVSAIYQSMNELERSLRLLKKALKIFGDAPGQQNTIAGIEAQIGVMYFIMGNYSDSYNTLESAITKFRMSGEKKSALFGIALNQMGLACVQRYAINEAADLFEEARSILEKEYGPYHPDTLGVYSNLAGTYDAMGRLDDAIGILEYLVGMREEKLGTANPDVDDERRRLAELLREAGRVRNRKTRSLVTLLDTNPDIINDNGIKVL comes from the exons ATGAG ACACAGAGCGATGCCTGGATTAACTATGGATGCAATACATGGGCGGAACAGTGTGCTAGACCAAGAATTTAATGGAAGCCAAACATCGAATGAGGAAAGCTCTCTAAGAAGTCCGCTGAGTACGCAAAGTGCTCAAAGTGATTCCATTGATCTGGCTATTGATGGCGTTTTTGACACCTCTATCGATCACCTGTATCACAATGTTTGTGAGATGCAGAGCTCGGATCAGTCACCCTCAAGGACTAGCTTCGTGTCATACGGGTGGGAATCAAGGATTGATTCAGAATTGCGTCATCTTGTTGGAGCTAGCGAGGAATTTGAGGTAGCAAAGGAGGTGCTCGTAGAAATTAGGGAAATGAGTAATGGAGGTGACTTGACTCCAGAGAAAGAGAACGGTTCTGTTGCTAAAAAGTCGGCAAAGAAGTCTAAGACCCAATTTGCTAGTCCTAAGCAGCTTTCTCGCTTACAATTGGACTCTGGAGCATCAGCAAAATCAAGTCCCAGGAGTAAATCTTCTCACGAGAGGCCTCCCATCGATAAGAGGTATGAGAAGAATCCCAGAAAGGTGAATGCAGTTTTCGCCATGAAAAAGCAGAGAAATGTTGCTTTACTTAAAGAAAAACTTCGGAATGGAGTCGAGGATCCTCTTGTGGCAGGACTAGATAACCCTGAACTTGGCCCGTTCTTGCTTAAACAAACTAGGGATTTGATTACCTCTGGCGCAAAGCCTCAGAAAGCTCTTGTATTGGCTCTCCGGGCATTGAAGTCGTTTGAGATATGTGCAAACGGGAAGCCCAGTTTGGAGCTGGTCATGTGTTTACATGTTTTGGCAGCAATACACTGCAGCTTAGGCAAATACAATGAGGCAATTCCGATTCTTGAGCGCTCAATTGACATCCCAGTAATAGAGGACGGCCCAAATCATGCACTAGCTAAGTTTGCTGGATGCATGCAGTTAGGCGATACTTATGCAATGCTAGGTCAGATCGAGAATTCGATACTGTTTTACACAGCAGGTCTTGAAATCCAGAGGCAAGTATTGGGAGAAACAGACCCTCGATTTGGTGAGACATGTCGCTATATAGCTGAGGCACATGTTCAAGCATTGCAGTTTGATGAGGCCAAGAAGCATTGTCAGATGGCTCTTGACATCCACAGGAAGAATGGTTCTCCTGCATCTCTTGAAGAAGCAGCAGACAGGAGGCTCATGGGACTTATCTGTGATGCAAAGGGAGACTATGAAGCTGCTCTTGAGCACTATGTTTTAGCAAGCATGACCATGGCAGCCAATGGCCAGGAAATAGATGTAGCTTCAATTGATTGCAGCATTGGAGACGCGTATCTATTCTTGGCTCGGTATGATGAAGCGGTATTTTCTTATCAGAAAGCACTCACGGTCTTTAAATCAGCTAAAGGAGAGAATCATCCAGCTGTTGCTTCGGTTTTTGTTCGTTTAGCTGACTTGTACCACAAGATAGGGAAGTTCAAGGAATCCAAATCTTATTGTGAAAATGCACTTCGAATCTATGGAAAGCCTTATCCTGGGATCCCCTCAGAGGAGATTGCCAGCGGTCTTATCGATGTTTCTGCTATCTATCAATCTATGAACGAATTGGAGCGGTCACTCAGACTACTTAAGAAGGCTTTGAAAATATTCGGTGACGCCCCTGGTCAACAAAACACAATTGCAGGAATTGAGGCCCAGATAGGGGTCATGTATTTTATAATGGGGAACTACTCTGACTCATACAACACCTTGGAAAGTGCCATTACCAAGTTTCGGATGAGTGGAGAGAAGAAATCTGCACTGTTTGGGATTGCTCTTAACCAAATGGGACTTGCCTGTGTGCAGCGCTATGCAATAAACGAGGCTGCAGATCTTTTTGAAGAAGCAAGAAGTATACTGGAAAAGGAATATGGGCCATATCATCCAGATACATTAGGGGTCTATAGCAATCTTGCTGGCACTTACGATGCAATGGGAag GCTGGATGATGCCATTGGAATTTTGGAATATCTCGTTGGAATGAGAGAAGAGAAGCTAGGAACAGCAAATCCTGATGTGGATGACGAGAGGCGGAGGTTAGCGGAGTTGTTGAGAGAAGCCGGCAGGGTCCGGAACAGGAAAACCAGATCACTAGTTACACTCCTCGACACCAACCCTGACATCATAAACGACAATGGTATTAAGGTATTGTAA
- the LOC122302581 gene encoding protein KINESIN LIGHT CHAIN-RELATED 2 isoform X3 yields MRHRAMPGLTMDAIHGRNSVLDQEFNGSQTSNEESSLRSPLSTQSAQSDSIDLAIDGVFDTSIDHLYHNVCEMQSSDQSPSRTSFVSYGWESRIDSELRHLVGASEEFEVAKEVLVEIREMSNGGDLTPEKENGSVAKKSAKKSKTQFASPKQLSRLQLDSGASAKSSPRSKSSHERPPIDKRYEKNPRKVNAVFAMKKQRNVALLKEKLRNGVEDPLVAGLDNPELGPFLLKQTRDLITSGAKPQKALVLALRALKSFEICANGKPSLELVMCLHVLAAIHCSLGKYNEAIPILERSIDIPVIEDGPNHALAKFAGCMQLGDTYAMLGQIENSILFYTAGLEIQRQVLGETDPRFGETCRYIAEAHVQALQFDEAKKHCQMALDIHRKNGSPASLEEAADRRLMGLICDAKGDYEAALEHYVLASMTMAANGQEIDVASIDCSIGDAYLFLARYDEAVFSYQKALTVFKSAKGENHPAVASVFVRLADLYHKIGKFKESKSYCENALRIYGKPYPGIPSEEIASGLIDVSAIYQSMNELERSLRLLKKALKIFGDAPGQQNTIAGIEAQIGVMYFIMGNYSDSYNTLESAITKFRMSGEKKSALFGIALNQMGLACVQRYAINEAADLFEEARSILEKEYGPYHPDTLGVYSNLAGTYDAMGSILQGWMMPLEFWNISLE; encoded by the exons ATGAG ACACAGAGCGATGCCTGGATTAACTATGGATGCAATACATGGGCGGAACAGTGTGCTAGACCAAGAATTTAATGGAAGCCAAACATCGAATGAGGAAAGCTCTCTAAGAAGTCCGCTGAGTACGCAAAGTGCTCAAAGTGATTCCATTGATCTGGCTATTGATGGCGTTTTTGACACCTCTATCGATCACCTGTATCACAATGTTTGTGAGATGCAGAGCTCGGATCAGTCACCCTCAAGGACTAGCTTCGTGTCATACGGGTGGGAATCAAGGATTGATTCAGAATTGCGTCATCTTGTTGGAGCTAGCGAGGAATTTGAGGTAGCAAAGGAGGTGCTCGTAGAAATTAGGGAAATGAGTAATGGAGGTGACTTGACTCCAGAGAAAGAGAACGGTTCTGTTGCTAAAAAGTCGGCAAAGAAGTCTAAGACCCAATTTGCTAGTCCTAAGCAGCTTTCTCGCTTACAATTGGACTCTGGAGCATCAGCAAAATCAAGTCCCAGGAGTAAATCTTCTCACGAGAGGCCTCCCATCGATAAGAGGTATGAGAAGAATCCCAGAAAGGTGAATGCAGTTTTCGCCATGAAAAAGCAGAGAAATGTTGCTTTACTTAAAGAAAAACTTCGGAATGGAGTCGAGGATCCTCTTGTGGCAGGACTAGATAACCCTGAACTTGGCCCGTTCTTGCTTAAACAAACTAGGGATTTGATTACCTCTGGCGCAAAGCCTCAGAAAGCTCTTGTATTGGCTCTCCGGGCATTGAAGTCGTTTGAGATATGTGCAAACGGGAAGCCCAGTTTGGAGCTGGTCATGTGTTTACATGTTTTGGCAGCAATACACTGCAGCTTAGGCAAATACAATGAGGCAATTCCGATTCTTGAGCGCTCAATTGACATCCCAGTAATAGAGGACGGCCCAAATCATGCACTAGCTAAGTTTGCTGGATGCATGCAGTTAGGCGATACTTATGCAATGCTAGGTCAGATCGAGAATTCGATACTGTTTTACACAGCAGGTCTTGAAATCCAGAGGCAAGTATTGGGAGAAACAGACCCTCGATTTGGTGAGACATGTCGCTATATAGCTGAGGCACATGTTCAAGCATTGCAGTTTGATGAGGCCAAGAAGCATTGTCAGATGGCTCTTGACATCCACAGGAAGAATGGTTCTCCTGCATCTCTTGAAGAAGCAGCAGACAGGAGGCTCATGGGACTTATCTGTGATGCAAAGGGAGACTATGAAGCTGCTCTTGAGCACTATGTTTTAGCAAGCATGACCATGGCAGCCAATGGCCAGGAAATAGATGTAGCTTCAATTGATTGCAGCATTGGAGACGCGTATCTATTCTTGGCTCGGTATGATGAAGCGGTATTTTCTTATCAGAAAGCACTCACGGTCTTTAAATCAGCTAAAGGAGAGAATCATCCAGCTGTTGCTTCGGTTTTTGTTCGTTTAGCTGACTTGTACCACAAGATAGGGAAGTTCAAGGAATCCAAATCTTATTGTGAAAATGCACTTCGAATCTATGGAAAGCCTTATCCTGGGATCCCCTCAGAGGAGATTGCCAGCGGTCTTATCGATGTTTCTGCTATCTATCAATCTATGAACGAATTGGAGCGGTCACTCAGACTACTTAAGAAGGCTTTGAAAATATTCGGTGACGCCCCTGGTCAACAAAACACAATTGCAGGAATTGAGGCCCAGATAGGGGTCATGTATTTTATAATGGGGAACTACTCTGACTCATACAACACCTTGGAAAGTGCCATTACCAAGTTTCGGATGAGTGGAGAGAAGAAATCTGCACTGTTTGGGATTGCTCTTAACCAAATGGGACTTGCCTGTGTGCAGCGCTATGCAATAAACGAGGCTGCAGATCTTTTTGAAGAAGCAAGAAGTATACTGGAAAAGGAATATGGGCCATATCATCCAGATACATTAGGGGTCTATAGCAATCTTGCTGGCACTTACGATGCAATGGGAag CATTTTGCAGG GCTGGATGATGCCATTGGAATTTTGGAATATCTCGTTGGAATGA
- the LOC122302588 gene encoding GDSL esterase/lipase At3g27950: protein MCSLPKPKVIRTTINSMRLCGVLRLVVVGFLVLPAVVLGGSGPRRCKFPAIFNFGDSNSDTGGISAALSEFHEPNGETFFGHPSGRVCDGRLILDFIAEELKSPYLSAYLDSIGTDFRHGANFATGGSSIRPGGYSPFHLWIQISQFMRFKSQTEALYNNHLDRKIPPVKSSLPRPKDFSKALYIFDIGQNDLYYGFQYTTLEQVRLSIPDILSQLSQAVHQLYKEGARIFWVHNTGPIGCLPIRVINDRSKPGNLDQNGCVKPQNEIAQEFNRQLKDMVFKLRAQLPDAALTHVDMYSAKYALISNAKNEGFVDPFEFCCGSYNGSAIDCGKKEIVNGNLCQNPSRHISWDGIHYTESANLWIATRILNGSFSDPPVSIREACNHPKNL from the exons ATGTGTTCCCTCCCTAAACCCAAGGTGATAAG GACAACCATAAATTCGATGAGGCTATGTGGTGTGTTGCGGCTCGTGGTTGTGGGCTTCTTGGTGCTCCCAGCGGTGGTGTTGGGCGGCAGCGGTCCACGGAGATGCAAGTTTCCAGCAATATTCAACTTTGGAGACTCAAACTCGGACACCGGAGGAATATCCGCCGCATTGTCAGAGTTTCATGAACCCAATGGAGAAACCTTCTTTGGACATCCTTCGGGAAGGGTTTGTGATGGCCGTCTCATCTTAGATTTTATAG CCGAGGAGCTGAAATCACCATACCTGAGTGCATACTTGGACTCGATCGGGACGGATTTCAGGCATGGTGCAAATTTTGCAACAGGAGGTTCATCCATTCGTCCAGGCGGGTATAGTCCATTCCATCTCTGGATTCAGATCTCCCAGTTCATGCGTTTCAAATCTCAAACAGAAGCTCTGTATAACAATCATCTTGACC GAAAGATCCCACCAGTCAAAAGCAGCCTCCCAAGGCCCAAGGACTTCTCAAAGGCTCTTTACATATTTGATATTGGACAGAACGATCTGTACTATGGTTTTCAATACACAACCTTAGAACAAGTTCGACTTTCCATCCCTGATATCTTAAGCCAGTTGTCCCAAGCAGTACAT CAATTGTACAAGGAAGGTGcaagaatattttgggtacATAATACAGGCCCAATCGGTTGCTTGCCAATAAGAGTTATAAATGACCGATCAAAGCCTGGTAATCTGGATCAGAATGGGTGCGTGAAGCCTCAAAATGAGATAGCTCAGGAGTTCAACAGGCAGCTCAAGGACATGGTGTTTAAACTGAGGGCACAGCTCCCTGATGCAGCATTGACACATGTCGACATGTATTCCGCTAAATATGCACTGATCAGCAATGCAAAGAATGAAG GTTTTGTCGATCCATTTGAGTTCTGTTGTGGGAGTTACAATGGATCCGCTATTGATTgtgggaagaaagaaatagttaaTGGTAATCTATGTCAGAATCCATCAAGGCACATTAGCTGGGATGGCATACACTACACTGAGTCAGCCAACCTATGGATTGCAACCCGAATTCTCAACGGCTCCTTCTCTGACCCACCAGTTTCAATTCGGGAGGCTTGTAATCATCCCAAGAATTTGTAA
- the LOC122302585 gene encoding protease Do-like 1, chloroplastic, whose amino-acid sequence MAAYASLLSSFHSSCPPFSSPLSRSPSRRLVSFPSETLSSTPPILSFLHHRRRNYFFIQNSNNSSGSYAATKPSCLPKLALSKLPFSSALDSLLVLCASLALSFSLFLADVDSASAFVVSTPRKLQSDELATVRLFQENTPSVVYITNLAVRQDAFTLDVLEVPQGSGSGFVWDTNGHVVTNYHVIRGASDLKVTLADQTAYDAKVVGFDQDKDVAVLRVDAPKDKLRPIPIGISADLLVGQKVYAIGNPFGLDHTLTTGVISGLRREISSAATGRPIQDVIQTDAAINPGNSGGPLLDSSGNLIGINTAIYSPSGASSGVGFSIPVDTVGGIVDQLVRFGKVTRPILGIKFAPDQSVEQLGLSGVLVLDAPMNGPAGKAGLQPTKRDPYGRLILGDIITSVNGKKVTNGSDLYRILDQCKVGDAVTVEVLRGDHKEKIPVILEPKPDES is encoded by the exons ATGGCTGCTTATGCTTCGCTCCTTTCCTCTTTCCACTCTTCTTGTCCACCCTTTTCCTCTCCACTTTCTCGCTCCCCATCCAGAAGATTAGTTTCCTTTCCCTCCGAGACCCTCTCTTCCACTCCCCCTATCCTCTCCTTCCTCCACCACCGACGCCGCAATTACTTTTTTATCCAAAACAGTAACAATAGCAGTGGCAGTTACGCCGCCACCAAACCATCATGCCTCCCCAAGCTCGCACTTTCCAAACTCCCCTTCTCCTCGGCTCTAGATTCACTCCTAGTTCTCTGTGCTTCGCTGGCCttgtctttctctctctttctagcCGATGTCGATTCCGCTTCGGCATTCGTGGTCAGCACGCCTAGAAAATTGCAGTCCGATGAGCTCGCTACGGTTCGCCTTTTCCAGGAGAATACGCCCTCCGTGGTTTACATCACCAATCTCGCTGTCAG GCAGGACGCCTTTACGTTGGACGTGTTGGAGGTGCCGCAAGGCTCGGGGTCAGGCTTCGTGTGGGATACAAACGGTCACGTTGTCACCAATTATCATGTGATTCGTGGCGCTTCTGATCTCAA GGTGACTCTCGCTGACCAAACAGCTTATGACGCAAAAGTTGTTGGGTTTGACCAAGATAAGGATGTTGCTGTCTTGCGTGTTGATGCGCCTAAAGACAAACTGAGACCTATACCTATTGGGATCTCTGCGGACCTACTGGTTGGTCAAAAGGTCTATGCTATTGGAAACCCt TTTGGACTTGACCATACTCTTACAACTGGTGTTATCAG TGGGCTTCGTAGAGAAATCAGTTCTGCTGCCACTGGCCGACCCATTCAGGATGTTATCCAGACAGATGCTGCCATTAATCCTGGTAATAGTGGAGGGCCTCTATTAGATAGTTCTGGAAACCTTATTGGGATAAATACAGCTATATACTCTCCATCTGGTGCGTCCTCTGGAGTTGGATTTTCAATTCCCGTTGACACT GTAGGTGGCATTGTTGACCAGCTGGTGAGATTTGGAAAGGTCACAAGACCAATTTTAGGGATTAAGTTTGCACCTGATCAATCTGTGGAGCAGTTGGGATTAAGTGGGGTGCTTGTTTTAGATGCTCCCATGAATGGTCCAGCTGGTAAAGCG GGCCTGCAACCAACTAAACGTGATCCCTATGGTAGACTCATTTTGGGTGACATCATTACATCTGTGAATGGTAAAAAGGTCACCAATGGCAGTGATTTGTACAGAATTCTTGACCAGTGTAAAGTGGGTGATGCG GTGACTGTGGAGGTATTGCGTGGTGATCACAAGGAGAAGATTCCTGTAATACTTGAGCCAAAGCCTGATGAGTCATGA
- the LOC122302581 gene encoding protein KINESIN LIGHT CHAIN-RELATED 2 isoform X2: MPGLTMDAIHGRNSVLDQEFNGSQTSNEESSLRSPLSTQSAQSDSIDLAIDGVFDTSIDHLYHNVCEMQSSDQSPSRTSFVSYGWESRIDSELRHLVGASEEFEVAKEVLVEIREMSNGGDLTPEKENGSVAKKSAKKSKTQFASPKQLSRLQLDSGASAKSSPRSKSSHERPPIDKRYEKNPRKVNAVFAMKKQRNVALLKEKLRNGVEDPLVAGLDNPELGPFLLKQTRDLITSGAKPQKALVLALRALKSFEICANGKPSLELVMCLHVLAAIHCSLGKYNEAIPILERSIDIPVIEDGPNHALAKFAGCMQLGDTYAMLGQIENSILFYTAGLEIQRQVLGETDPRFGETCRYIAEAHVQALQFDEAKKHCQMALDIHRKNGSPASLEEAADRRLMGLICDAKGDYEAALEHYVLASMTMAANGQEIDVASIDCSIGDAYLFLARYDEAVFSYQKALTVFKSAKGENHPAVASVFVRLADLYHKIGKFKESKSYCENALRIYGKPYPGIPSEEIASGLIDVSAIYQSMNELERSLRLLKKALKIFGDAPGQQNTIAGIEAQIGVMYFIMGNYSDSYNTLESAITKFRMSGEKKSALFGIALNQMGLACVQRYAINEAADLFEEARSILEKEYGPYHPDTLGVYSNLAGTYDAMGRLDDAIGILEYLVGMREEKLGTANPDVDDERRRLAELLREAGRVRNRKTRSLVTLLDTNPDIINDNGIKVL; the protein is encoded by the exons ATGCCTGGATTAACTATGGATGCAATACATGGGCGGAACAGTGTGCTAGACCAAGAATTTAATGGAAGCCAAACATCGAATGAGGAAAGCTCTCTAAGAAGTCCGCTGAGTACGCAAAGTGCTCAAAGTGATTCCATTGATCTGGCTATTGATGGCGTTTTTGACACCTCTATCGATCACCTGTATCACAATGTTTGTGAGATGCAGAGCTCGGATCAGTCACCCTCAAGGACTAGCTTCGTGTCATACGGGTGGGAATCAAGGATTGATTCAGAATTGCGTCATCTTGTTGGAGCTAGCGAGGAATTTGAGGTAGCAAAGGAGGTGCTCGTAGAAATTAGGGAAATGAGTAATGGAGGTGACTTGACTCCAGAGAAAGAGAACGGTTCTGTTGCTAAAAAGTCGGCAAAGAAGTCTAAGACCCAATTTGCTAGTCCTAAGCAGCTTTCTCGCTTACAATTGGACTCTGGAGCATCAGCAAAATCAAGTCCCAGGAGTAAATCTTCTCACGAGAGGCCTCCCATCGATAAGAGGTATGAGAAGAATCCCAGAAAGGTGAATGCAGTTTTCGCCATGAAAAAGCAGAGAAATGTTGCTTTACTTAAAGAAAAACTTCGGAATGGAGTCGAGGATCCTCTTGTGGCAGGACTAGATAACCCTGAACTTGGCCCGTTCTTGCTTAAACAAACTAGGGATTTGATTACCTCTGGCGCAAAGCCTCAGAAAGCTCTTGTATTGGCTCTCCGGGCATTGAAGTCGTTTGAGATATGTGCAAACGGGAAGCCCAGTTTGGAGCTGGTCATGTGTTTACATGTTTTGGCAGCAATACACTGCAGCTTAGGCAAATACAATGAGGCAATTCCGATTCTTGAGCGCTCAATTGACATCCCAGTAATAGAGGACGGCCCAAATCATGCACTAGCTAAGTTTGCTGGATGCATGCAGTTAGGCGATACTTATGCAATGCTAGGTCAGATCGAGAATTCGATACTGTTTTACACAGCAGGTCTTGAAATCCAGAGGCAAGTATTGGGAGAAACAGACCCTCGATTTGGTGAGACATGTCGCTATATAGCTGAGGCACATGTTCAAGCATTGCAGTTTGATGAGGCCAAGAAGCATTGTCAGATGGCTCTTGACATCCACAGGAAGAATGGTTCTCCTGCATCTCTTGAAGAAGCAGCAGACAGGAGGCTCATGGGACTTATCTGTGATGCAAAGGGAGACTATGAAGCTGCTCTTGAGCACTATGTTTTAGCAAGCATGACCATGGCAGCCAATGGCCAGGAAATAGATGTAGCTTCAATTGATTGCAGCATTGGAGACGCGTATCTATTCTTGGCTCGGTATGATGAAGCGGTATTTTCTTATCAGAAAGCACTCACGGTCTTTAAATCAGCTAAAGGAGAGAATCATCCAGCTGTTGCTTCGGTTTTTGTTCGTTTAGCTGACTTGTACCACAAGATAGGGAAGTTCAAGGAATCCAAATCTTATTGTGAAAATGCACTTCGAATCTATGGAAAGCCTTATCCTGGGATCCCCTCAGAGGAGATTGCCAGCGGTCTTATCGATGTTTCTGCTATCTATCAATCTATGAACGAATTGGAGCGGTCACTCAGACTACTTAAGAAGGCTTTGAAAATATTCGGTGACGCCCCTGGTCAACAAAACACAATTGCAGGAATTGAGGCCCAGATAGGGGTCATGTATTTTATAATGGGGAACTACTCTGACTCATACAACACCTTGGAAAGTGCCATTACCAAGTTTCGGATGAGTGGAGAGAAGAAATCTGCACTGTTTGGGATTGCTCTTAACCAAATGGGACTTGCCTGTGTGCAGCGCTATGCAATAAACGAGGCTGCAGATCTTTTTGAAGAAGCAAGAAGTATACTGGAAAAGGAATATGGGCCATATCATCCAGATACATTAGGGGTCTATAGCAATCTTGCTGGCACTTACGATGCAATGGGAag GCTGGATGATGCCATTGGAATTTTGGAATATCTCGTTGGAATGAGAGAAGAGAAGCTAGGAACAGCAAATCCTGATGTGGATGACGAGAGGCGGAGGTTAGCGGAGTTGTTGAGAGAAGCCGGCAGGGTCCGGAACAGGAAAACCAGATCACTAGTTACACTCCTCGACACCAACCCTGACATCATAAACGACAATGGTATTAAGGTATTGTAA
- the LOC122302587 gene encoding uncharacterized protein LOC122302587 yields MGNWVHKEPPPPMVLVPPLFDFPPLAARTRMLESSYNLLFGKLALKCLFEDYFEEARHFSTRIMLKPIDDPHVDLIATVSCPVDYKPEEKIVGNALFRWQSDLDDSHTFMDLFVSNSDRILQMRSSAYYPKYGLGAFGIFPLLLKKRVSSEDYGVLGLRYGSGNLSFGATFMPLSLKDECPKSAWLVSKMGRLTAGVQYEPEYGSKDGAKYKNLMNWSCAIGYGVGSSSPLSPSFNFGLELTKSSQFIASFYQHVIVQRRVKNPLEEDEIVGITNYIDFGFELQTRIDDAKISNNIPESTLQVAASWQANKNLLLKGKVGPLSSTVSLAFKSWWKPSFTFNISATRDRIVGKTAYGFGIRVENIREASYQRADPNFVMLTPSKEHLAEGIVWKSGKRPMLQSDVNAGNFDGLPRELRPFEKIL; encoded by the exons atggggaacTGGGTGCACAAAGAGCCACCACCGCCAATGGTGCTGGTCCCACCTCTCTTCGATTTTCCTCCTCTTGCTGCCCGTACCAG GATGTTGGAGTCATCGTATAACTTGTTGTTTGGGAAGCTTGCATTGAAATGCCTGTTTGAGGACTATTTTGAAGAAGCAAGGCATTTTAGTACAAGAATCATGCTAAAGCCAATTGATGACCCTCACGTGGATTTGATTGCTACA GTTTCATGTCCAGTCGATTATAAGCCCGAGGAGAAGATTGTAGGAAATGCCCTGTTTCGATGGCAAAG TGATCTTGATGATTCTCATACATTCATGGATCTTTTTGTGTCAAACTCTGATCG GATTTTACAAATGAGGTCGAGCGCTTACTACCCTAAATATGGATTGGGAGCATTTGGCATCTTTCCGTTGCTACTGAAGAAAAG AGTATCCTCTGAAGATTATGGTGTTTTAGGATTGAGATACGGCTCGGGAAATTTATCATTTGGAGCCACATTTATGCCTTTATCTT TGAAAGATGAATGCCCAAAAAGTGCTTGGTTGGTAAGCAAGATGGGAAGACTAACTGCTGGGGTACAATATGAGCCAGAGT ATGGAAGTAAAGATggtgcaaaatataaaaacctAATGAATTGGAGTTGTGCAATTGGCTATGGAGTTGGATCAAGTAGCCCCTTGAGCCCATCTTTCAATTTTGGTCTGGAACTCACCAAAAGTTCTCAG TTCATTGCCTCATTCTATCAACACGTGATTGTCCAAAGACGG GTCAAGAACCCccttgaagaagatgaaatagtTGGAATTACAAATTATATTGACTTTGGCTTTGAGTTACAGACAAG gaTTGATGATGCCAAGATATCAAACAATATCCCTGAGTCCACTTTGCAAGTAGCTGCATCTTGGCAAGCCAATAAAAACTTATTGCTGAAG GGAAAGGTGGGACCTTTGAGCTCAACAGTATCATTGGCATTCAAGTCATGGTGGAAACCTTCTTTCACTTTCAACATTTCAG CTACTAGGGATCGCATTGTTGGAAAGACGGCCTATGGATTTGGGATCCGTGTTGAGAATATTAGAGAAGCCAG TTATCAAAGAGCCGATCCAAATTTCGTAATGCTTACACCAAGCAAGGAGCACCTTGCAGAGGGTATCGTTTGGAAAAGTGGGAAGCGACCTATGCTCCAATCAGACGTTAATGCGGGAAATTTTGATGGCTTGCCACGGGAATTGAGGccttttgagaaaattttgtaa